From Chryseobacterium salivictor, a single genomic window includes:
- a CDS encoding GLPGLI family protein, which yields MKKYLPLFLLACNFFFAQNQRFSYEYQFVKDSLNKQDITKELMNLDISKDGSSFYSRDVHISDSTMNAYFERQIKNTGSMNVDMKMMSQRKGSVRYKIFKKYPDFKIAASINIGMDSYQVSDDRKMVWTILPDQQKIGEFNAQKATTDFAGRKWVAWFSAELPFQDGPYKFHGLPGLIVKLEDLTKTHQFELIGISKFTPVTEKVSEFTVKKKEIEINQKQYRKIYSEDRNDPAKAIKQALANGAVFQLTDQNGNSIAPAEMIKNKEQGTKAKNAKDNNLLELDLLK from the coding sequence ATGAAAAAATATCTCCCCCTCTTTCTATTAGCCTGCAACTTCTTTTTTGCTCAAAACCAACGGTTCAGTTATGAATATCAGTTCGTAAAAGACTCCTTAAATAAACAGGACATCACCAAAGAACTGATGAATCTGGATATCTCCAAAGACGGCTCCAGTTTTTACAGCCGGGACGTGCATATTTCAGATTCTACCATGAATGCTTATTTTGAAAGACAAATCAAAAATACAGGTTCCATGAATGTTGATATGAAGATGATGTCGCAGAGAAAAGGAAGCGTGAGATACAAAATCTTTAAAAAATATCCTGATTTTAAAATAGCTGCATCCATCAACATCGGAATGGATTCTTATCAAGTTTCTGATGACCGGAAAATGGTCTGGACTATTTTGCCTGATCAACAAAAAATCGGTGAATTCAATGCGCAAAAAGCGACTACAGACTTTGCCGGAAGAAAATGGGTGGCGTGGTTTTCTGCGGAATTGCCTTTTCAGGACGGCCCTTACAAATTTCACGGTTTACCGGGATTAATTGTAAAACTTGAAGATCTCACCAAAACACATCAGTTTGAGTTAATCGGCATTTCGAAGTTTACTCCTGTCACTGAAAAAGTTTCCGAATTTACAGTGAAAAAGAAGGAAATTGAAATCAATCAGAAGCAGTACAGAAAAATCTATTCAGAAGACCGGAATGATCCTGCCAAAGCAATTAAGCAGGCATTAGCCAATGGAGCAGTTTTTCAGTTGACCGATCAGAACGGAAACAGTATCGCTCCGGCAGAAATGATTAAAAACAAAGAGCAAGGTACAAAAGCAAAAAACGCAAAAGACAATAACCTGCTCGAACTCGATCTGCTGAAATAA
- a CDS encoding M56 family metallopeptidase → MMEALFFYFGKVILCSGVTFLYYRLFLKDRTFHHYNRFYLLAAVLISLLLPLLKVSYFTLEVNSNIYLLINSLQNLSSPNNSNDDFNFSQICAFLIGLVTFFFLTKLTVGLVKIHLLKKKYNKENFEGISFYQTDLVEAPFSYFKNLFWKNSIAIQSDLGRQILKHEMVHIEQKHSWDKIFIEITTALFWFNPFIYLIKKEINLIHEYLADKKAVKNSDTKAFAQMLLASHFSGKEFPATSPFLSSNLKKRLTMLKKSKTKYSYARRILALPLLFTLAFMYLVNAKNKEIKTTNQEITDYVSTLKKDTIPPPPPPPAPVNEEPPGLQELEKQLQIKEKELKPMNEAITKKSEEAQKLSAEMQFKSKELEKLAKNNDFNSPKFKKLEKEMNALGNKMNLIFESEDFKNSMKNLDFNHAEMDKLHSKIDQYYNSDEFKLKIKDAEARAKEAEKLVNSPAFKKKIAAAEKQALQAEKKINSPEFKKRIEEAEKRANEAADKAVNSVEFKKRIQEAEETAKLAAENGNSKIIILNSNGKNANSDADNIKIFIDGKPVTKLEMENLSPDRIEKMEVNKKGYNGTKSGEIHITTKK, encoded by the coding sequence ATGATGGAAGCGCTTTTTTTCTATTTCGGGAAAGTTATTTTATGTTCCGGTGTAACATTTCTGTACTATCGGTTGTTTCTTAAAGACAGGACTTTTCATCATTATAACCGGTTTTATTTGCTCGCCGCGGTGCTGATCAGTCTGTTATTGCCTTTACTGAAAGTGAGTTATTTTACACTTGAAGTAAACAGCAATATATATTTGTTAATTAATAGTTTACAAAATTTAAGTTCACCTAATAATTCAAACGATGATTTCAATTTTTCTCAAATTTGCGCTTTTCTTATTGGACTGGTTACTTTCTTTTTTCTAACGAAATTAACGGTTGGACTGGTTAAAATTCACCTTTTAAAAAAGAAATACAACAAAGAAAATTTTGAAGGTATCAGCTTTTATCAGACCGATTTGGTGGAAGCTCCATTTTCCTATTTCAAAAATTTATTCTGGAAAAACTCGATTGCCATTCAGTCGGATTTAGGACGGCAAATATTGAAGCACGAGATGGTTCACATCGAACAGAAACATTCCTGGGACAAAATTTTTATAGAAATCACTACTGCCCTCTTCTGGTTTAATCCTTTCATTTATTTGATTAAAAAAGAAATCAATTTAATACACGAATATCTGGCTGATAAAAAAGCCGTAAAAAATTCGGACACAAAAGCATTTGCGCAGATGCTTTTAGCAAGTCACTTTTCCGGAAAAGAGTTTCCTGCCACGAGTCCTTTCTTAAGTTCTAACCTCAAAAAAAGATTAACAATGCTAAAAAAATCAAAAACAAAATACAGTTATGCGCGGCGGATTCTGGCGTTGCCATTATTGTTTACGCTCGCATTTATGTATTTGGTGAATGCAAAAAATAAAGAGATTAAGACGACAAATCAGGAAATAACTGATTATGTCTCCACTCTTAAAAAAGATACCATTCCGCCGCCTCCACCTCCGCCGGCGCCCGTTAATGAAGAGCCACCCGGCCTTCAGGAATTAGAAAAACAGCTTCAGATTAAAGAGAAAGAACTGAAGCCGATGAACGAGGCAATCACCAAAAAAAGCGAAGAAGCGCAAAAACTCAGTGCAGAAATGCAGTTTAAAAGTAAGGAGTTAGAAAAACTGGCAAAGAACAACGATTTTAACAGCCCCAAATTCAAAAAGCTCGAAAAAGAAATGAATGCACTGGGGAACAAAATGAATCTGATATTCGAAAGCGAAGACTTCAAAAATTCCATGAAAAACCTGGATTTCAATCACGCAGAAATGGATAAACTCCATTCCAAGATTGATCAATACTACAATTCTGATGAGTTTAAACTCAAAATAAAAGACGCTGAAGCGCGCGCAAAAGAAGCAGAAAAACTGGTGAATTCTCCTGCATTTAAAAAGAAAATTGCAGCAGCAGAAAAACAGGCTTTACAGGCTGAGAAAAAAATAAATTCTCCGGAGTTTAAAAAAAGAATTGAAGAAGCCGAAAAACGTGCGAACGAAGCAGCAGATAAAGCAGTGAATTCAGTAGAATTCAAAAAGAGAATTCAGGAGGCTGAAGAAACCGCAAAGCTGGCTGCCGAAAACGGAAATTCAAAAATTATCATTTTGAACAGCAATGGAAAAAACGCGAATTCAGATGCTGATAACATTAAAATTTTCATTGACGGAAAACCTGTAACCAAATTAGAAATGGAGAATTTATCTCCAGACCGCATCGAGAAAATGGAAGTGAATAAAAAAGGTTACAACGGCACTAAATCCGGAGAAATCCATATCACCACAAAGAAATAA
- a CDS encoding BlaI/MecI/CopY family transcriptional regulator, whose translation MQISQLTKAEEQVMHYLWDLEKAFLKDMLEQFPEPKPHTNTVSTILKVLKEKDFVDYKVFGRQHEYFPLISKEKYSGKSMKSLVKNYFEGSYKNAVSFLVEKNQMSVEDLEMLLDELKNKE comes from the coding sequence ATGCAGATTTCTCAATTAACAAAAGCCGAAGAGCAGGTGATGCACTACCTTTGGGATTTGGAAAAAGCTTTTCTTAAAGACATGCTCGAGCAGTTTCCGGAACCCAAACCGCACACCAATACCGTCTCTACCATTTTGAAGGTTTTAAAAGAAAAAGACTTCGTCGATTACAAAGTTTTCGGGAGACAACATGAATATTTCCCGTTGATCTCCAAAGAAAAATACAGCGGAAAATCGATGAAAAGCCTGGTGAAAAATTATTTTGAAGGTTCTTATAAAAACGCCGTTTCTTTTCTGGTGGAGAAAAACCAAATGAGCGTTGAAGACCTCGAAATGTTACTCGATGAACTTAAAAATAAAGAATGA
- a CDS encoding ferritin has translation MDTKRLSSTLEEALSTQMNVELLQSHTYLSYGIWATDKGYGGIGNFLFRHSLEERNHAVKFMQYILNRGGKPTVTGIKAPDKDPSTLSECFNQVFKHEVDNTEKIYHLVNMAFEEKDWATWNFLQWFVQEQIEEETLAMNLIDKLKIAGGDRATDESLFNLDKDLGKVADEAELARNATSENP, from the coding sequence ATGGACACTAAAAGACTTTCTTCAACACTGGAAGAAGCGCTGAGCACCCAAATGAATGTAGAACTGTTGCAGTCTCACACCTATTTATCGTATGGGATCTGGGCAACCGATAAAGGATATGGCGGAATCGGGAATTTTCTGTTTCGCCATTCTTTAGAGGAAAGAAATCATGCGGTTAAATTCATGCAGTACATTTTAAACAGAGGTGGAAAACCTACTGTAACTGGTATAAAAGCGCCAGATAAAGATCCTTCAACACTGAGTGAATGTTTCAATCAGGTTTTTAAACATGAAGTGGATAACACCGAAAAAATCTATCATCTTGTGAATATGGCTTTTGAAGAAAAAGACTGGGCAACCTGGAATTTCCTGCAGTGGTTTGTACAGGAACAGATTGAAGAAGAAACGTTGGCGATGAATCTGATCGACAAATTAAAAATTGCCGGTGGCGACCGTGCTACCGATGAATCACTTTTCAACCTGGATAAAGATTTGGGAAAAGTTGCGGACGAAGCAGAACTGGCCAGAAATGCCACTTCTGAAAACCCATAA
- the ychF gene encoding redox-regulated ATPase YchF, giving the protein MKCGIVGLPNVGKSTLFNCLSNAKAQSANYPFCTIEPNIGTVSVPDERLFELEKLVKPERVLPAVVEIVDIAGLVKGASKGEGLGNKFLANIRECEAIIHVLRCFEDGNIVHVEGTVDPIRDKEIIDIELQLKDIETLAKAVEKAKKFIKSGKKDDVMTYETLLNLQKFVEEGNNAREFAMDDFSTSIISEVQLLTNKPVLYVCNVDENSIKNGNEWIAKIEEMAKKENAEVVVLAAQIEADINELDTFEEREMFLDELGLTEPGVNRLIRKAYDLLQLQTYFTAGVKEVRAWTIGKGWTAPQAAGVIHTDFEKGFIRAEVIKYEDFINFGSEAKVKEAGKLSVEGKEYIVQDGDMMNFRFNV; this is encoded by the coding sequence ATGAAATGTGGAATCGTAGGTTTGCCCAATGTAGGTAAATCAACCCTTTTTAACTGTTTGAGCAATGCCAAAGCGCAGTCTGCCAATTACCCTTTCTGTACCATCGAACCCAATATTGGTACGGTTTCTGTTCCAGATGAGCGTTTGTTTGAACTGGAAAAATTAGTAAAACCTGAAAGAGTTTTACCGGCCGTAGTAGAAATCGTAGATATCGCAGGTTTGGTAAAAGGAGCAAGCAAAGGCGAAGGTTTGGGAAATAAATTCCTGGCAAATATCAGAGAATGTGAGGCGATTATTCACGTTTTAAGATGTTTCGAAGACGGAAACATTGTTCATGTTGAAGGAACCGTAGATCCGATCCGTGATAAAGAAATTATCGATATCGAACTTCAGTTGAAAGATATTGAAACCCTGGCAAAAGCAGTTGAGAAAGCGAAAAAATTCATCAAGTCCGGTAAAAAGGATGATGTGATGACCTACGAAACGCTCCTTAATCTTCAGAAATTTGTGGAGGAAGGCAACAATGCGCGTGAATTTGCAATGGATGATTTTTCTACTTCAATCATTTCCGAAGTTCAGCTGTTGACCAATAAACCGGTTCTTTATGTTTGTAATGTCGATGAAAATTCCATTAAAAACGGAAACGAATGGATTGCAAAAATCGAAGAAATGGCCAAAAAAGAAAATGCAGAAGTTGTCGTTTTGGCCGCTCAGATCGAAGCAGACATCAATGAATTGGATACCTTCGAAGAAAGAGAAATGTTTCTGGATGAATTGGGTTTAACGGAACCTGGTGTCAACAGGTTGATCAGAAAAGCCTACGATTTATTACAGTTGCAGACTTATTTCACCGCCGGTGTAAAAGAAGTTCGTGCCTGGACTATAGGAAAAGGCTGGACCGCACCACAGGCAGCTGGAGTAATTCACACCGATTTCGAAAAAGGATTCATCCGTGCAGAAGTAATCAAGTATGAAGACTTCATTAATTTCGGATCCGAAGCCAAAGTAAAAGAAGCCGGAAAACTATCTGTAGAAGGAAAAGAATACATCGTTCAGGATGGCGATATGATGAATTTTAGATTCAATGTGTAA
- a CDS encoding NADPH-dependent FMN reductase, whose product MMEKKIAVLVGSLRKESFNRKIANELIRLAPKTLKMEMVEIGNLPLYNEDLDINPPKEWTDFREIIQNSDAVLFVSPEYNRTIPGGLKNAIDVGSRPPGKSAWKGKSGAVVTVSPGATGGLGSNHNIRQAVVFLDIPMMQQPEAYIGKVHELLREDGKTVIEKTETFLRDYMLAFEKWVNRF is encoded by the coding sequence ATGATGGAAAAGAAAATCGCAGTTTTAGTGGGCAGCTTGAGAAAAGAATCCTTCAACAGAAAAATCGCCAATGAACTGATTCGCCTTGCTCCCAAAACTTTAAAAATGGAAATGGTGGAAATCGGTAATTTGCCACTTTATAATGAAGATTTAGATATAAATCCACCTAAAGAATGGACTGATTTCCGTGAAATCATTCAAAATTCAGATGCTGTACTTTTCGTTTCTCCGGAATACAACCGGACGATTCCCGGAGGTTTGAAAAACGCAATTGATGTCGGTTCGCGGCCGCCCGGAAAAAGTGCCTGGAAAGGAAAATCAGGTGCGGTAGTAACTGTTTCTCCGGGTGCTACAGGTGGTCTTGGCTCCAATCATAATATTCGTCAAGCCGTTGTTTTTCTGGATATTCCGATGATGCAGCAACCGGAAGCTTATATCGGAAAAGTTCATGAATTATTACGGGAAGATGGAAAAACAGTCATCGAAAAAACGGAAACTTTTCTGAGAGATTATATGCTGGCTTTTGAGAAATGGGTGAACCGTTTTTAA
- a CDS encoding DNA topoisomerase IV subunit B, with translation MSENNTVNYSEDNIRTLDWQEHIRLRPGMYIGKLGDGSSADDGIYILLKEIIDNSIDEFVMKSGKRIEIKIDDGKAVIRDYGRGIPLGKVVDAVSKMNTGGKYDSKAFKKSVGLNGVGTKAVNALSEFFKVKSVRDGKMKIAQFSKGLITDDFPEADSTDRNGTEITFVPDTTIFTHFKFRKEYIEKMLKNYCYLNPGLKIVFNGETYFSENGLKDLLNEEIEGEIIYPIVHLKDEDIEVAITHSDKSQSETYFSFVNGQNTTQGGTHLNAFREAYVKTIREYFNKNFEAADIRKSIIAAVAIKVIEPVFESQTKTKLGSNEIEPGKETVRSFITNFLKNKLDNFLHQNQEIAEAIHRKIIISERERKELSGIQKLARERAKKVSLHNKKLRDCRQHYNDQKALRKAETMIFITEGDSASGSITKSRDVETQAVFSLKGKPLNCYGLTKRVVYENEEFNYLQAALNIEDSLEDLRYNHVIIATDADVDGMHIRLLMITFFLQFFPDLIKNGHLYILQTPLFRVRNKKETRYCYSEPERVKALQELGKSPEITRFKGLGEISPDEFKHFIGKDIRLEPVVIGKDQTIDHLLEFYMGKNTPDRQLFILENLVVEDPDIDKKELLTEAEQEVN, from the coding sequence ATGAGCGAAAACAATACGGTCAATTATTCCGAAGACAATATCAGAACCCTCGATTGGCAAGAGCATATCCGACTGCGACCGGGAATGTATATCGGTAAATTGGGCGATGGTTCTTCGGCTGACGACGGAATCTATATTTTGCTCAAAGAAATCATCGATAACTCCATCGATGAATTCGTGATGAAATCCGGAAAAAGAATCGAAATAAAAATCGATGACGGCAAAGCCGTGATCCGTGATTATGGCCGTGGGATTCCGTTAGGAAAGGTAGTTGACGCCGTTTCTAAAATGAATACTGGTGGAAAGTACGATTCGAAAGCTTTTAAAAAATCAGTCGGTTTAAATGGAGTAGGAACCAAGGCCGTGAATGCGCTTTCAGAGTTTTTCAAAGTAAAATCCGTCCGCGACGGAAAAATGAAAATTGCCCAGTTTTCAAAAGGACTTATTACGGACGATTTTCCGGAGGCAGATTCTACAGACAGAAACGGAACTGAAATCACTTTTGTGCCGGATACTACGATATTCACTCATTTCAAATTTCGCAAGGAATATATCGAGAAAATGCTCAAAAACTATTGCTACCTGAATCCGGGTTTAAAAATAGTTTTTAATGGCGAAACGTATTTCTCAGAAAACGGGCTGAAAGATTTATTGAATGAAGAAATTGAGGGCGAAATTATCTACCCGATCGTTCATTTGAAAGATGAAGATATTGAAGTTGCCATTACGCATTCGGATAAATCACAATCTGAAACTTATTTTTCTTTTGTCAACGGACAAAATACGACGCAAGGTGGAACGCACTTAAATGCCTTCCGGGAAGCCTATGTGAAAACAATCCGGGAATATTTTAATAAAAACTTTGAGGCTGCCGATATTCGGAAATCGATTATTGCTGCCGTTGCCATTAAAGTCATTGAACCTGTTTTCGAATCCCAGACGAAAACAAAATTAGGATCCAACGAAATTGAGCCGGGAAAAGAAACGGTAAGATCTTTTATTACCAATTTCTTAAAAAATAAACTCGATAATTTCCTTCATCAAAACCAGGAAATTGCGGAAGCGATTCACCGCAAAATCATCATTTCTGAAAGAGAAAGGAAAGAGCTTTCGGGCATTCAGAAATTAGCGAGAGAAAGAGCGAAGAAAGTTTCACTTCACAACAAAAAACTCCGCGATTGCAGACAGCATTACAATGACCAAAAAGCATTGAGAAAGGCAGAAACCATGATCTTCATCACCGAGGGAGATTCTGCTTCCGGCTCGATTACCAAATCGCGCGATGTAGAAACGCAGGCCGTTTTTTCGTTGAAAGGTAAACCGCTGAACTGTTATGGTTTGACGAAACGGGTCGTGTATGAAAATGAAGAATTCAACTATCTGCAGGCCGCTTTAAATATTGAAGACTCTCTGGAAGATCTCCGGTACAATCACGTGATCATCGCCACCGATGCCGATGTCGACGGGATGCACATCCGTTTGCTGATGATTACTTTCTTCCTTCAGTTTTTCCCGGATTTAATTAAAAACGGACATCTTTATATTCTGCAAACGCCACTGTTCAGGGTGCGAAATAAAAAAGAAACCAGATATTGTTATTCAGAACCTGAAAGGGTAAAAGCCCTGCAGGAATTGGGTAAAAGCCCAGAAATCACCCGATTCAAAGGACTTGGGGAAATCTCTCCGGATGAGTTTAAGCATTTTATCGGGAAAGATATCCGGTTGGAACCGGTCGTTATTGGGAAAGACCAGACCATAGATCATTTACTGGAGTTTTATATGGGTAAAAACACGCCGGACCGCCAGTTATTTATTCTGGAAAATCTCGTCGTAGAAGATCCCGATATTGATAAAAAAGAACTGTTAACAGAAGCTGAGCAGGAAGTTAATTAA
- a CDS encoding DNA gyrase/topoisomerase IV subunit A, with amino-acid sequence MEEQENHREESLRKVSGLYKDWFLDYASYVILDRAIPSIFDGFKPVQRRIMHSMRELEDGRYNKVANVVGNTMKYHPHGDASITDAMVQIGQKELLIDTQGNWGNIFTGDSAAAARYIEARLTPFALEVVFNPKTTEWAKSYDGRNNEPIDLPVKFPLLLAQGVEGIGVGLSTKIMPHNFNELIDASIAHLKGKKFQIFPDFITGGMLDVSNYNDGERGGRIRARARIIQKDKNTLCINELPFGKNTSDLIDSIIKANEKGKIKIKKIEDNTSDEVEINIFLTNDVSPDKTIDALYAFTDCEIPISPNACVIVGDKPMFLNVSEILRQNTDHTVSLLKKELQIELHELQENWHFSSLERIFIENRIYHDIEEVKSWDEVIATIDKGLKPHTTHLLRAVTEEDILRLTEIRIKRISRFDLDKFKENILALEGKIEQVKYHLEHLIPYAIDYYSNIQKKYGKGRVRKTELRIFDTIDATKVAVANEKFYANFEEGFIGTSLKKDQYLFDCSDIDDIITFQKDGTMRVVKVEAKTFIGKNIQHVAIWKKNDKRTVYNMIYREGKDGPYYMKRFSVTGVTRNTDYKLASDKKGSEMLYFSANPNGEAEKVTVLLKPNARVRKNKIDIDFSDLAIKGRDSKGNVVTKYIVKKVDLKEEGHSTLAPRKIWFDDTVRRLNADARGTLLGTFKGDDKIVIINSHGEAKLVSFELGNRFDDEYLVLEKWRPEQPITCIYFDGEKQIYFIKRFLLENTANVQNFMPSDHPKSFVENVLIANNATAEIIFTKEKGKDKEPETVIIDEFISVKGIKAIGNQFIKDKVKSINIIIPEPEEEVIKEEEEETDNSENLTDEEIPEEGTIGDLFDLE; translated from the coding sequence ATGGAAGAGCAAGAAAATCACCGGGAAGAATCCCTGAGAAAAGTTTCCGGTCTGTACAAGGACTGGTTTCTCGATTATGCATCATACGTTATTTTGGATCGTGCGATTCCTTCTATTTTTGATGGTTTCAAACCGGTTCAAAGAAGAATCATGCACTCCATGCGTGAGTTGGAAGACGGCAGATATAACAAAGTTGCCAATGTGGTAGGAAATACCATGAAGTACCATCCACACGGAGATGCGTCGATTACCGATGCAATGGTTCAAATCGGGCAGAAAGAATTGTTGATTGATACGCAGGGAAACTGGGGAAATATCTTCACCGGAGATTCTGCGGCAGCAGCCAGATATATTGAAGCAAGACTTACGCCTTTCGCTTTGGAAGTGGTCTTCAACCCGAAAACCACAGAATGGGCTAAATCCTATGACGGCAGAAATAACGAACCCATTGACCTGCCGGTAAAGTTTCCACTGCTTCTCGCACAGGGAGTCGAGGGAATTGGTGTAGGACTTTCTACCAAGATTATGCCTCATAATTTCAATGAATTAATTGATGCTTCTATCGCTCACTTAAAAGGGAAGAAATTTCAGATTTTTCCGGATTTTATAACGGGTGGAATGCTCGATGTTTCAAATTATAATGACGGCGAGCGTGGCGGAAGAATCCGTGCCAGAGCCCGGATTATTCAGAAAGATAAAAATACGCTTTGCATTAATGAACTTCCTTTTGGTAAAAACACCAGCGATTTAATTGATTCCATCATTAAAGCCAATGAAAAAGGAAAGATAAAAATCAAAAAAATTGAAGACAATACTTCCGACGAAGTTGAAATAAATATTTTTCTGACCAATGATGTTTCGCCTGATAAAACGATCGATGCCTTATACGCTTTTACCGATTGCGAAATTCCGATTTCACCGAATGCCTGCGTAATTGTCGGCGACAAACCGATGTTCCTGAATGTGTCTGAAATCCTCAGACAGAATACAGATCACACGGTTTCTCTGCTTAAAAAAGAACTGCAGATCGAATTGCATGAACTGCAGGAAAACTGGCATTTTTCTTCGTTGGAAAGAATTTTTATTGAGAACCGAATTTACCACGATATCGAGGAAGTAAAATCCTGGGACGAAGTCATTGCGACCATCGACAAAGGGCTGAAACCTCATACCACTCATTTATTAAGAGCGGTAACAGAAGAAGATATTTTAAGATTAACCGAAATTAGAATTAAAAGAATTTCGCGTTTTGATTTAGATAAATTCAAGGAAAACATCCTGGCTCTTGAAGGAAAAATTGAACAGGTTAAATATCATTTAGAACATTTGATTCCGTACGCGATTGACTATTATTCTAATATTCAGAAAAAATACGGAAAAGGAAGAGTGCGGAAAACTGAACTCAGAATTTTTGATACGATTGATGCGACGAAAGTTGCGGTGGCCAATGAGAAATTCTATGCCAATTTTGAAGAGGGATTTATCGGAACTTCACTGAAAAAAGATCAGTATTTATTCGACTGTTCGGATATCGACGATATTATTACCTTCCAGAAAGACGGCACGATGCGGGTGGTGAAAGTGGAAGCCAAAACATTTATCGGTAAGAATATTCAACACGTTGCCATCTGGAAAAAGAACGATAAAAGAACGGTTTACAATATGATTTACCGGGAAGGAAAAGACGGTCCCTATTATATGAAACGTTTTTCTGTGACCGGCGTTACCAGAAATACCGATTACAAATTGGCTTCGGATAAAAAAGGATCCGAAATGCTGTACTTCTCAGCAAATCCTAATGGTGAAGCCGAGAAAGTAACCGTTTTATTAAAACCAAATGCGCGGGTAAGAAAAAACAAAATCGATATTGATTTCTCAGACCTGGCGATAAAAGGCCGTGATTCCAAAGGCAATGTGGTCACCAAATATATTGTCAAAAAGGTCGATTTAAAAGAAGAGGGTCACTCGACTTTGGCACCGAGAAAAATCTGGTTTGATGATACGGTCCGTCGATTAAATGCCGATGCGCGCGGAACTTTACTGGGAACTTTCAAAGGCGATGACAAAATAGTAATTATCAATTCTCATGGGGAAGCCAAGTTGGTGAGTTTCGAATTAGGTAACCGTTTCGATGATGAATATTTGGTCCTCGAAAAATGGAGACCAGAGCAACCAATTACCTGTATTTATTTTGATGGTGAAAAACAGATTTATTTTATTAAAAGATTCCTGCTCGAGAATACGGCGAACGTTCAGAATTTCATGCCGTCTGATCATCCGAAATCATTTGTAGAAAATGTCCTGATTGCCAATAATGCGACGGCCGAAATTATTTTTACCAAAGAGAAAGGCAAAGATAAAGAGCCGGAAACCGTTATTATTGATGAATTCATCTCGGTAAAAGGTATTAAAGCGATCGGAAATCAGTTTATCAAAGACAAAGTGAAATCCATTAATATCATCATTCCCGAACCGGAAGAAGAAGTTATTAAAGAGGAAGAAGAAGAAACTGATAATAGCGAAAATCTTACGGATGAGGAAATTCCGGAAGAAGGAACGATCGGTGATCTTTTCGATCTTGAATAG